The genomic region TCCAACTCCTTAGTGCTGGAAACGATTCCCGATTCCCGACTCCCGTAGCCGCAGGCTGCGCGCAGCGCATATCCCGATACGCCAGAAATATCGGACTTATGCAAGAGGTCTACTCTCTCTAAGCTGCTGTGGCTTTTACTCTCTCTCGCTTGCTTTCTTCTAGGTTAAATTGAGCTAATTCTGCTTCAATTTGATCGCGGACTAGTTCGCGAAACTCGATAAAATGTTCCGCGTGGGCGCAAACCGTTAAATAATGATCCCAAACGGCTGGATTGCGTTTAATAATGCTAAATAAGTGATGCCAAAACTGCCAACGGGTATTGCGTTTGAAGCCTTGTCTCCAAACGATAATCGCTAGAGCGCGTAACTCACCTAAACTAGGGAAGCTAGCAGGTGCTTCGCAGGGAGAGGGTGCAATTTCCAGGAAGTGGCGGTAAACTCGATCTAAGAAGCGTTTTGGTTCGTATAAAGTACAGAAAGCCCGAATATATTCCTGAGCAATTTCTTCTGCTGGGCGAGAGGGAATGAAATTCATCAAGGTCATTTGGTTTCCATCACCTTTGCTGCCCAAGAGTCGTCCTTCCTTCTCTAGACGATGCCATAGGGCGGTATTGGGGAGTGCCTGGAGAATACCAAACAAGGCTGTGGGAATGGCAGTTTGTTCGACAAATTCGATAATGCGATCGCCCGCACCAGTTTTCTCGCCATCAAATCCAATAATTAACCCCGCCATCACCCGCAATCCAGCGTGATTGATTTTCCATACATCATCCACCATCGAACTGCGGGTATTTTGAAACTTTTTGGTCATCTGTAAGCTAGCAGCATCTGGAGTTTCAATCCCCAAGAATACGGCGTTAAAGTTACATTCCACCATTAACTGCATTAATTCGGCATCTTGTGCCAAATCTATAGAAGCTTCGGTATTAAAGGTAAACGGATATTGTTTTTCCTTCATCCAGATTTTCAAATCTTCCAGCAGCAGCTTAACATTGCGCTTGTTGCCGATGAAGTTATCATCTACCATAAATATCGCCCGTCGCCAACCCAATTCGTAGAGATAATTAAGTTCGGCGATGAGTTGCTGTGGAGTCTTAGTTCGAGGTTTACGCCCATATAAAACTATTATATCGCAAAATTCGCACTGAAACGGACATCCGCGCGAGAATTGAATCGACATCGAATCGTAGGCTTCAAAATCTAGCAATTCATACCGAGGAATAGGGGTATAACTGACATCTGGTTTCTCCCCATTAGATCGGAAAATTCCTTGAGATTCTCCCCGTTGATACGCTTCAATGAACATAGGGAGAGTGATTTCTCCTTCATCCAAAATTAGATAATCTGCACCTGCGGCTAAAGCATCTTCTGGTACTGAAGTAGGATATGGTCCCCCCACAGCTACTTTTTTACCCCGTAGCTTGGCTTGGCGAATCAGTGCTAATAAATCCTGCTTTTGGACGATCATCGCCGAGAGAATGACTAGATCTGCCCATTCCCATTCAGCTTCCGTCACATCTCGAACATTGCGATCTACTAGCTTAAATTCCCACTCTTGAGGTAGGATTGCAGCCACGGTTACCAATCCCAGAGGAGGTAACAGAACCTTGCGATTTACTAATTCCAAAATCTTTTCAAAAGACCAAAAAGTTTTAGGAAATAGCGGATAAACTAGCAGAACCTTCATATTAACCTCCAATATTGGCTGTTTGGGCTGTGGAACTGATCTGAGAGCGATCGCGCTAATCCAAGGAAGAAGGAAGAAGGGAATATGGCTCAAATACTTGGGTGAAAAGTCCAATCTATATCCTCCTTGTCTCCCTTGTCCCCCTCATCTCCCTCATCTCTCCGTTTCTCCGTATGCCATACCGTTAGCTTCCGCGTAACGGTGCATAAATCGCATAAATCTGTCCCAATGATCTTCACTGTCGATATCAAATTGAACTTCTACCCGATCTAATTCATCTCCTTCGGGCCCTGTAAACCTAAATTGCACCGAATCGGGTTCAATTGTAATCTCACCTTCTTCATCTACTAGACGCATGGAGTTAGAAAACTGTTTCGTAAAGCTATTGAATCTTTCTAAAGCTTGCAATTGCTTGAAAATCATCACCACTCGTCGTCCTGTAGCACCTTTAACTTTTCGCAAACTGACGTTGCTAAGTTCTTCAGGCAAATCTTGGAAAAATTCTATGACAGGATTAGTAGAACTCACGATTTTATCTATTTTAGGAATAGTGAAAGATCGGGGCAAAAGAGAGCCCAATCAACAATCAAC from Merismopedia glauca CCAP 1448/3 harbors:
- a CDS encoding B12-binding domain-containing radical SAM protein; the protein is MKVLLVYPLFPKTFWSFEKILELVNRKVLLPPLGLVTVAAILPQEWEFKLVDRNVRDVTEAEWEWADLVILSAMIVQKQDLLALIRQAKLRGKKVAVGGPYPTSVPEDALAAGADYLILDEGEITLPMFIEAYQRGESQGIFRSNGEKPDVSYTPIPRYELLDFEAYDSMSIQFSRGCPFQCEFCDIIVLYGRKPRTKTPQQLIAELNYLYELGWRRAIFMVDDNFIGNKRNVKLLLEDLKIWMKEKQYPFTFNTEASIDLAQDAELMQLMVECNFNAVFLGIETPDAASLQMTKKFQNTRSSMVDDVWKINHAGLRVMAGLIIGFDGEKTGAGDRIIEFVEQTAIPTALFGILQALPNTALWHRLEKEGRLLGSKGDGNQMTLMNFIPSRPAEEIAQEYIRAFCTLYEPKRFLDRVYRHFLEIAPSPCEAPASFPSLGELRALAIIVWRQGFKRNTRWQFWHHLFSIIKRNPAVWDHYLTVCAHAEHFIEFRELVRDQIEAELAQFNLEESKRERVKATAA
- the psb28 gene encoding photosystem II reaction center protein Psb28, which codes for MSSTNPVIEFFQDLPEELSNVSLRKVKGATGRRVVMIFKQLQALERFNSFTKQFSNSMRLVDEEGEITIEPDSVQFRFTGPEGDELDRVEVQFDIDSEDHWDRFMRFMHRYAEANGMAYGETER